One genomic segment of Chitinophaga sancti includes these proteins:
- a CDS encoding SIR2 family protein — MEKGHDPREFIRGIQQILINNTIRIGFLFGAGTSMAAPLTNKDGKDQFDEKNRRKPLIPGVWAMTDHIISSITDESFQKALSIIKEELEDAELDEEKKKSVFMLENIISSIDQKLRVIGKGTLCDLNKDKLKELRTLFQKEIKGLVAVHNNEDINLNASCRLHHNFARWIRYAARKHAVEVFTTNYDYLFEIGFESQHLPYFDGFVGGYKPFFDPISVENDRLLPQWVRLWKLHGSLGWGYDSEERRIIRSREISDDGIVIYPSMLKYDDSRKQPYSSYIERLSSFLKKDDGVLFICGYSFGDEHINDTIMNALAQSKSTTIIALVFDENLNEKSIPVNIGRRSNRIMVCGNKKALIGGAFADWILKREPAKEDFEFIDHFFDRDAPTPENDKGKGDEQMKATGRLKLVNFMDFVEFLIKLSYPSKEMVS; from the coding sequence ATGGAGAAAGGTCACGATCCTCGAGAATTTATCCGAGGTATTCAGCAAATACTTATAAATAATACAATACGAATTGGTTTTTTATTCGGTGCAGGTACCTCAATGGCTGCTCCACTAACCAATAAAGATGGCAAAGATCAATTCGATGAAAAAAACAGGCGTAAGCCTTTGATTCCTGGAGTTTGGGCGATGACAGATCACATTATTTCGTCTATAACTGATGAATCTTTTCAAAAAGCATTATCTATCATAAAAGAGGAATTGGAAGATGCCGAATTAGATGAAGAAAAGAAAAAATCAGTATTTATGCTGGAGAATATTATTTCATCCATTGATCAGAAACTTCGAGTTATTGGCAAGGGCACTTTATGTGATTTAAACAAAGATAAGTTAAAGGAATTAAGGACTCTTTTTCAAAAGGAAATTAAGGGTTTAGTAGCTGTTCACAATAATGAGGATATAAATCTTAATGCGTCTTGCCGCTTACATCATAATTTTGCACGATGGATAAGGTACGCTGCCCGAAAGCATGCCGTTGAAGTTTTCACTACTAATTACGACTATCTTTTTGAAATAGGATTTGAATCGCAACATTTACCCTATTTTGATGGGTTTGTTGGCGGTTACAAGCCCTTTTTTGATCCGATAAGTGTTGAAAACGATCGCTTGCTTCCTCAGTGGGTAAGGCTTTGGAAATTGCATGGCTCATTAGGTTGGGGATATGACTCTGAAGAAAGAAGGATAATAAGAAGTAGGGAAATCAGTGACGATGGCATTGTAATATATCCGTCAATGCTAAAGTACGATGATTCCAGAAAACAGCCATATTCCAGCTATATAGAGAGATTGTCGTCCTTTCTAAAGAAAGATGACGGAGTTTTATTTATTTGTGGTTACTCCTTTGGAGATGAGCATATTAATGACACAATAATGAATGCCCTAGCACAGTCAAAATCCACAACAATTATAGCATTGGTTTTTGATGAAAACTTGAACGAGAAATCAATTCCGGTAAATATTGGGAGACGCTCAAATAGAATAATGGTATGTGGGAATAAGAAAGCATTAATTGGAGGCGCATTTGCCGATTGGATATTGAAAAGAGAACCTGCAAAAGAAGACTTTGAATTTATAGATCATTTCTTTGACCGTGATGCTCCTACTCCTGAAAATGATAAAGGTAAAGGAGATGAGCAAATGAAAGCTACCGGAAGGCTTAAACTGGTCAATTTTATGGATTTTGTCGAATTCCTTATTAAATTATCTTATCCATCTAAAGAAATGGTATCATGA
- a CDS encoding TlpA disulfide reductase family protein, with translation MKYILCILITLVSPVLILGQKKFNVTFVLPDSAHVKKMNFYYYDCIQRSYIPVSATYTNNTATISHSYNTVYAKIFIDYNFGKRRPFMSIVTTEKPASITLMSPINEDDPFNNAKIINAHDCKQEISAMTAYIKEPQERYNQMYDSITPGWAPHDSLAFERLEEAKIAIENKRLEYIRKHSYSYYSFSLFEKFSISTLSPDLLLQQFATIFPARFKNSEEGASVKNYLLNRAILEDKKKALSFTATDIDSNKIILNEIYKKKQVLLVFWGTWCKPCIDEIPLLRAIRKKYPIDQLEIIAIATQSPPEKVRQLIKEQQLDWTHIVNNNSINLLYQVISYPEIYLIDTNGNVKYKKSSYPDINLENLNKTIDIGFRSIKK, from the coding sequence ATGAAATATATCCTTTGCATACTGATCACACTTGTTAGCCCAGTTTTAATATTGGGTCAGAAAAAGTTCAATGTAACCTTTGTACTTCCGGATAGTGCACATGTCAAAAAGATGAATTTTTATTATTATGATTGCATACAAAGGTCATATATTCCTGTTTCTGCTACTTATACTAATAACACGGCAACTATTTCTCATAGCTATAATACTGTATATGCGAAGATTTTCATAGATTATAATTTTGGTAAAAGAAGGCCCTTTATGTCAATAGTTACTACTGAGAAACCGGCTTCAATAACGCTCATGTCACCTATTAATGAAGATGATCCGTTTAACAATGCTAAAATAATAAACGCACATGATTGTAAACAGGAGATTTCAGCTATGACAGCCTATATCAAGGAACCTCAAGAACGATATAATCAAATGTATGATTCCATTACACCTGGATGGGCTCCACATGATAGCCTTGCTTTTGAAAGGCTTGAAGAAGCCAAAATAGCAATTGAAAACAAACGATTGGAATACATAAGGAAACACTCATATTCTTATTATTCTTTTTCACTGTTTGAAAAGTTTTCTATTAGTACCTTATCTCCGGATCTTCTTTTACAACAATTTGCAACAATTTTTCCAGCCAGATTTAAGAATAGTGAAGAGGGGGCCAGTGTTAAGAACTATTTATTAAACAGAGCTATTTTGGAAGATAAGAAAAAAGCCTTATCATTTACAGCCACAGACATTGATAGTAACAAGATCATATTGAATGAAATTTATAAAAAAAAGCAGGTATTGCTTGTATTTTGGGGCACCTGGTGTAAACCGTGTATAGATGAGATTCCTTTATTGAGAGCAATAAGAAAAAAGTATCCGATAGATCAATTAGAAATAATTGCCATTGCCACTCAATCGCCGCCTGAGAAAGTCCGGCAATTAATTAAAGAGCAACAATTGGACTGGACTCATATTGTTAACAATAATAGTATCAATTTACTTTATCAGGTCATTAGTTATCCCGAAATTTACCTAATTGACACTAATGGGAATGTTAAATATAAAAAAAGCAGTTATCCAGATATTAATTTAGAGAATTTAAACAAAACAATAGACATTGGCTTTCGGTCCATAAAAAAATGA
- a CDS encoding KTSC domain-containing protein codes for MEIEKIHVSSSNIEAIGYHEDSQTLRVWFLNGSIYDYSGVGLMEFEALRDAPSIGSYLARNIKGAYPYEKVG; via the coding sequence ATGGAAATTGAAAAAATTCATGTATCGTCCTCAAATATTGAAGCCATTGGTTATCATGAAGATAGTCAAACTTTAAGAGTCTGGTTTTTGAATGGATCAATCTATGATTATTCTGGTGTAGGATTGATGGAATTTGAAGCCCTAAGAGATGCCCCATCTATCGGATCATATCTTGCAAGAAATATAAAAGGTGCCTATCCTTATGAAAAAGTAGGTTAA
- a CDS encoding ATP-binding protein, whose protein sequence is MREEKFYTIIGHVKSVNGSRLSVKLSDDFKSSMPIINGIVYRIGQIGSFVRIPLGYAHLYGIVTQAGADAIPEKLIGNSNSESNHQSSRWITVVLVGERVRSKFERGVIQYPTPDDEVHLVTIDDLRIIYSEINEDSSLTIGHISASESLPAHIDLNKFLSRHAAIVGSTGSGKSNTVSVILEAIASNSRYKSSRILLIDPHGEYNETLKRYSKVFKINADKCKLEAELYIPFWALPFNELFSIFPGMLKENALDIIRSEIQERKITASKLLTKKPKEHSINADSPIPFSINNLWYELDDFEKQVYNKVQVSGNWELQLVERLEQGDPDKLISSKHQSPAPGGGNPNLNKGALGILTFLNGMRNRITDDRYKFLFNPGDYLPSLNGKSKRDLDMLLADWLNHDKQITILDLSGIPSEIMSSISGTIIKIIYDSLFWGQELNVGGRKQPILIALEEAHSYLKAGEDSISSRTVQTIAKEGRKYGVGLLLITQRPSELDETVLSQLGTLVALRMTNSKDRAHVGSVMPDDLNDLVSLLPSLRTGEGLIMGEAVKIPSRVKFDKIAYAPKSSDPLVSERWILEKPDSKEYEELILRWRNRKLH, encoded by the coding sequence ATGAGGGAAGAAAAATTCTATACAATAATTGGTCATGTGAAAAGTGTGAATGGAAGTCGCTTATCCGTTAAGCTGTCAGACGATTTTAAGTCGTCAATGCCTATTATCAATGGAATAGTATACAGAATAGGACAAATTGGTTCTTTTGTAAGAATACCTTTAGGATATGCACATTTATACGGTATTGTTACACAAGCAGGGGCTGATGCTATACCTGAGAAGCTAATAGGAAATTCAAATTCAGAAAGCAACCATCAGAGTTCCCGATGGATAACTGTAGTACTGGTTGGAGAACGCGTACGATCCAAATTTGAGCGTGGAGTAATTCAATATCCTACGCCCGATGATGAAGTGCATTTAGTTACCATTGATGATCTAAGAATTATATACAGTGAAATCAACGAAGATAGTTCCTTAACAATAGGCCATATCAGTGCCTCGGAAAGTTTGCCAGCACACATTGATCTGAATAAATTTTTATCCAGGCATGCAGCTATTGTTGGCAGCACAGGAAGTGGGAAGTCTAATACAGTATCTGTTATTTTGGAAGCAATTGCTTCCAATAGTCGTTATAAATCTTCAAGAATTCTTTTAATAGATCCTCACGGAGAATATAATGAAACTTTAAAAAGATATAGTAAAGTATTTAAAATAAACGCTGATAAATGCAAATTGGAGGCAGAACTTTATATTCCGTTCTGGGCGCTACCGTTTAACGAATTATTCTCAATATTTCCCGGAATGTTAAAGGAGAACGCATTGGATATTATTCGTTCAGAAATACAGGAAAGGAAAATAACAGCGTCGAAGCTATTAACTAAAAAACCAAAAGAACATTCGATTAATGCGGATAGTCCTATACCTTTTAGCATAAATAACCTGTGGTATGAGTTGGATGACTTTGAAAAACAGGTTTATAACAAGGTTCAAGTCTCTGGAAATTGGGAACTACAACTTGTCGAACGTTTAGAACAAGGAGATCCTGATAAGCTGATCTCAAGTAAACATCAATCACCTGCTCCCGGTGGAGGGAATCCAAATTTGAATAAAGGAGCTTTGGGAATACTTACATTCTTAAATGGGATGAGAAATAGGATCACTGACGATAGGTATAAATTTCTATTTAACCCAGGTGATTATTTGCCGTCTCTTAATGGCAAATCAAAAAGAGACTTGGATATGCTTTTAGCAGATTGGCTAAATCATGACAAACAAATCACTATACTAGACCTATCCGGTATTCCTTCCGAAATAATGTCTTCGATTTCAGGAACGATCATTAAAATTATATATGATTCTCTTTTTTGGGGCCAGGAGTTAAATGTTGGTGGTAGAAAACAACCTATTCTTATAGCATTAGAAGAAGCACATAGTTACTTAAAAGCGGGAGAGGATTCGATTTCCTCGCGAACAGTACAAACTATTGCTAAAGAGGGAAGAAAATATGGAGTAGGTTTATTATTGATTACACAAAGGCCTTCAGAACTAGATGAAACTGTTTTAAGTCAATTAGGAACATTAGTGGCGTTAAGAATGACAAATTCTAAAGATAGAGCTCATGTCGGAAGTGTTATGCCAGATGACTTAAATGATTTGGTCTCTCTTCTTCCTAGTCTAAGAACCGGTGAAGGGCTAATTATGGGCGAAGCTGTTAAGATTCCGTCACGAGTAAAGTTTGATAAAATAGCATATGCTCCCAAAAGCAGTGATCCACTGGTATCTGAAAGATGGATTTTGGAGAAGCCTGACTCAAAAGAATACGAAGAATTAATTCTAAGATGGAGAAACAGAAAATTACATTAA
- a CDS encoding AAA family ATPase — MKIDKIKISNFKIFREFEIDFSSSDTIVFDGPNGFGKTTIYDAIELVFTGRIRRYSALKKDLIDGRQTFSENPFYNENAIGENITITVQLTKNDQTYILERSAESNDIDGSLDFSIYKLHTKNSFESQDRLLIEDEVTYLTNLFGKNYDSNFQFLNYIEQEECLFLLKHSDKTRKNYIGHLFDLKEFEAKIKRIEDLKKRIDAICHQTKKAEIDELQLEVGKITENLTLGNSTSQYIKLFINRDIDWDRDNLDITKINYQSIAETDGILERLKVFISRKEIFRRYQINNGVNYLLEHEEQVKSLFRFKKFLDRKDEFRALKTKNISLQTLIEQLNKLSNTNLEGTIDINIHSFISQEIRERFVKSKDELRESINELSGLDKIYSDISASRNQLKDKLDALKNIGNSNGECMLCGYDWGSIENLLNQIELKSIQIKEINSEKSNRFNESFLSFKSGIVQELVEIIEQELSTNTYDIPFVEELLNTENNSLNNILKTFDFLQFDYSKYLSENQNSNAVLLIDEFKRELLSLKTDIEELLIEPYFKDYFAQYFDNKIESIDFISVENIEMKKNHLHYLWLLSQNELLNTKNKELADKSLKYKDAKIASDQLNTLKGIYQKSLKEFQKKIIKDIEIVFHIYSGRIMQSFQGGLGLFIFSEKEGIRFQSNPYKTYDAVFSMSSGQLSALIISFTLALHKKYSQNRIILIDDPVQTMDELNLYGFVDLLRNEFGNNQIIMSTHEDMMSAFMRYKFKNYNLSEKRINLKEMLQGEY; from the coding sequence GAGAATAAGGCGATACAGTGCTCTGAAAAAGGATCTGATTGATGGAAGGCAAACGTTTTCTGAAAATCCATTTTACAATGAAAATGCAATCGGCGAGAATATTACAATAACCGTTCAACTGACTAAAAATGATCAGACTTATATTTTGGAAAGAAGTGCTGAATCAAATGATATTGATGGGAGCCTTGATTTTTCAATATATAAGCTCCATACGAAAAATAGTTTCGAATCACAAGATAGATTATTAATTGAAGATGAGGTTACATATTTGACCAATTTATTTGGGAAAAACTACGATTCCAACTTTCAATTTTTAAACTATATAGAACAAGAAGAATGCCTTTTTTTACTGAAGCATTCCGACAAGACAAGAAAGAACTACATTGGTCATCTTTTTGATTTAAAAGAGTTCGAAGCTAAAATAAAAAGAATAGAGGATTTAAAAAAAAGAATAGATGCTATCTGTCATCAAACAAAGAAAGCTGAAATTGACGAATTACAACTAGAAGTAGGAAAGATAACGGAAAATCTCACCTTGGGAAACTCCACTAGTCAATATATAAAGTTATTTATTAACCGAGATATAGATTGGGACAGAGATAATCTGGATATAACAAAGATTAACTACCAAAGTATAGCGGAAACTGATGGGATATTAGAGAGGCTGAAAGTTTTCATTTCTAGAAAAGAGATTTTCAGGCGGTATCAAATCAATAATGGCGTTAATTATTTACTAGAACACGAAGAACAAGTAAAGTCCTTATTCAGATTTAAAAAGTTTCTTGATAGGAAAGATGAATTTCGCGCTTTAAAAACCAAAAACATAAGCTTACAAACCTTAATCGAGCAGTTGAATAAGCTGAGTAATACTAATCTTGAAGGAACCATTGATATTAATATTCACTCCTTTATTTCGCAAGAAATCAGGGAGCGTTTCGTTAAATCAAAAGATGAATTACGGGAGAGTATTAATGAATTATCAGGACTTGATAAGATATATTCGGACATTTCTGCTTCTAGGAATCAATTAAAGGATAAACTTGACGCACTTAAAAATATCGGAAATTCAAATGGTGAATGCATGTTGTGCGGATACGACTGGGGATCTATAGAAAACCTTTTAAACCAAATCGAACTAAAGTCCATCCAGATTAAGGAGATTAATTCAGAGAAGAGTAACCGATTTAATGAAAGTTTTTTATCATTCAAGTCGGGCATTGTTCAAGAACTCGTCGAAATTATAGAGCAGGAACTTTCTACAAATACCTACGATATTCCATTTGTTGAAGAATTGCTTAATACCGAAAACAACAGTTTAAATAACATATTAAAGACTTTTGACTTTCTTCAATTTGACTATTCAAAATATCTCAGCGAGAATCAAAACTCTAACGCAGTTCTTTTAATAGACGAGTTTAAAAGGGAGCTATTATCATTAAAGACTGACATAGAGGAGCTGTTGATAGAACCTTATTTTAAAGACTATTTTGCTCAGTATTTTGACAATAAAATCGAATCAATCGATTTTATTAGTGTGGAAAACATTGAAATGAAGAAAAATCACTTACATTATCTGTGGTTATTAAGTCAAAATGAACTTCTAAATACCAAGAACAAAGAACTAGCGGATAAAAGCTTGAAATACAAGGATGCTAAAATAGCATCTGATCAACTGAACACATTGAAAGGAATCTATCAAAAATCATTAAAAGAGTTTCAGAAAAAGATTATCAAGGACATAGAAATAGTATTTCACATATACTCCGGAAGAATCATGCAATCCTTCCAGGGAGGCTTGGGCCTTTTCATTTTTTCGGAAAAGGAAGGTATCCGTTTTCAGTCCAATCCTTATAAAACTTACGATGCAGTATTTTCAATGAGTTCAGGTCAATTATCTGCACTTATCATTTCATTCACTTTAGCATTACATAAAAAGTATTCCCAAAATAGAATAATTCTCATCGACGATCCAGTACAGACTATGGATGAGCTGAATCTATATGGATTTGTCGATCTACTCAGAAATGAATTTGGAAATAATCAAATAATTATGTCTACTCATGAGGATATGATGTCTGCATTTATGAGATATAAGTTCAAAAATTATAATTTATCTGAAAAGCGAATTAACCTAAAGGAAATGTTACAGGGTGAGTATTGA